A region from the Saccharomonospora azurea NA-128 genome encodes:
- a CDS encoding SDR family oxidoreductase produces MGLPSRRGRVRDLRGRKVFLTGAASGIGRAVALRAGRLGAVLHLTDIRADALARVVTEIESTGGTVAFAEAVDVADHDAVGRLGQRLTGGHGAMDVVMNIAGISIWGTVRSLEHHQWRRLVDVNLMGPIHVIEALVPPMIDSGRGGQLVNVASAAGIIGMPWHAAYSASKFGVRGVSEVLRFDLRRHGIGVSLVCPGAVATPLTDTIDVAGVDKHSRAFQRAQAAFRKHAVTPDQAAVAILDGMRRGRYWIYTSTDIRLAHALQRHLPFAYVGLMRLMNWGANKALPAVAEARQADAA; encoded by the coding sequence ATGGGGTTGCCGTCGCGACGCGGAAGGGTTCGTGACCTGCGCGGACGCAAGGTCTTCCTCACCGGCGCGGCGAGCGGTATCGGCCGCGCCGTCGCGTTGCGGGCCGGTCGGCTGGGGGCGGTTCTCCACCTGACGGACATTCGCGCCGACGCGCTCGCACGGGTGGTCACGGAGATCGAGTCCACCGGAGGCACGGTGGCGTTCGCCGAGGCCGTCGACGTGGCCGACCACGACGCGGTGGGTCGGCTCGGGCAGCGGTTGACCGGCGGGCACGGCGCCATGGACGTGGTCATGAACATCGCGGGCATCTCGATCTGGGGCACCGTGCGGTCGCTGGAGCATCATCAGTGGCGTCGGCTGGTCGACGTGAACCTCATGGGGCCGATCCACGTGATCGAGGCCCTGGTGCCGCCGATGATCGACAGCGGCAGGGGCGGTCAGCTGGTCAACGTGGCGTCGGCGGCGGGGATCATCGGCATGCCGTGGCACGCGGCGTACAGCGCGAGCAAGTTCGGCGTGCGCGGGGTGTCGGAGGTGCTGCGGTTCGACCTGCGTCGCCACGGCATCGGGGTGAGCCTGGTCTGTCCCGGTGCGGTCGCCACTCCGCTGACCGACACCATCGACGTCGCCGGTGTCGACAAGCACAGCCGTGCGTTCCAGCGGGCCCAGGCCGCCTTCCGCAAGCACGCCGTCACCCCCGACCAGGCCGCCGTCGCCATCCTCGACGGTATGCGGCGGGGCCGGTACTGGATCTACACCTCCACCGACATCCGACTCGCCCACGCGCTGCAACGCCACCTCCCGTTCGCCTACGTCGGGCTGATGCGGCTGATGAACTGGGGTGCGAACAAGGCGTTGCCAGCCGTGGCCGAGGCACGTCAGGCCGACGCCGCATGA